In a genomic window of Gadus macrocephalus chromosome 9, ASM3116895v1:
- the lrrc4.2 gene encoding LOW QUALITY PROTEIN: leucine-rich repeat-containing protein 4.2 (The sequence of the model RefSeq protein was modified relative to this genomic sequence to represent the inferred CDS: inserted 3 bases in 2 codons) — protein MSALGRVTLQPTWNTALLAVLSLMLPALSVCQASVPALGSATPQNCPGVCSCTNQLSKVVCTRRSLLRVPPNIPANTRYLNLMENSIETIQADTFRHLHHLEVLQLGRNAIRQVEVGAFNGLTSLNTLELFDNRLTVIPSGAFEYLSKLRELWLRNNPIESXPSYAFNRVPSLMRLDLGELRRLEYISDGAFEGLQNLKYLNLGMCNLREFPYLSPLIGLEELEISENVFPELRPGAFRGLKSLRKLWIMNSAITTIERNAFDDITALVELNLAHNNLSSLPHDLFTPLQYLVELHLHHNPWRCDCDVVWLSWWLREYIPTNSTCCGRCHTPLHMKGRYLVEVDQTTFQCSAPFILDAPKDLNISAERVAELKCRTAAMSSVRWLLPNGTVLTHGSSHPRISVLNDGTLNFSNVLPSDTGVYTCSVTNMAGNSNASAYLNVSNAELNTSNLSYFTTVTVEVVDPAVEETPKPKPTVXPASPSVFQPVFISTPTVLLQTTQTPKQVAVPTARIPSGPPASLDEVMKTTKIIIGCFVAVTLLAAAMLIAFYKLRKRHQQRSTVAAARTIEIIQVEEEVQPVPPPTSGSSGSDDTVLVLPTLVEHNSNTFKPGYVASSSSSSSCRRGAYGPHGAHWTQNNLGNSLHRSVRQHSHISTIAESYVIKSSHGKEKVQETQI, from the exons ATGAGTGCTTTGGGCCGGGTAACTCTGCAGCCTACCTGGAACACAGCTCTGCTTGCCGTGCTCTCCCTCATGTTGCCAGCTCTCAGTGTGTGCCAGGCCTCCGTCCCTGCGCTGGGCTCGGCCACCCCACAGAACTGCCCAGGTGTGTGCTCCTGCACTAACCAGCTCAGCAAGGTGGTGTGTACCCGTCGAAGCCTGCTCAGGGTGCCTCCCAACATCCCAGCCAACACCCGGTACCTGAACCTCATGGAGAACAGCATCGAAACCATCCAGGCGGACACGTTTAGACACCTGCATCACCTGGAGGTGTTGCAGCTCGGTAGGAACGCCATCAGGCAGGTCGAGGTAGGGGCCTTCAACGGGCTGACCAGCCTCAACACCTTGGAGCTGTTTGACAACAGGCTGACGGTCATCCCCAGCGGGGCCTTTGAGTACCTGTCCAAGTTGAGAGAGCTGTGGCTGCGGAACAACCCCATCGAGA ATCCGTCGTACGCGTTCAACCGCGTCCCCTCCCTCATGAGGTTGGACCTCGGGGAGCTGCGCAGGTTGGAGTACATCTCCGACGGAGCCTTCGAGGGCCTTCAGAATCTGAAGTACCTCAACCTGGGAATGTGTAACCTCCGGGAGTTTCCCTATCTCTCCCCGTTGATAGGCCTAGAGGAACTCGAGATATCCGAGAATGTTTTCCCTGAACTCAGGCCCGGGGCCTTTCGCGGGCTGAAGTCTTTACGTAAACTGTGGATTATGAACTCGGCCATAACGACCATCGAGAGAAATGCGTTTGACGACATCACAGCCCTGGTGGAGCTGAATCTCGCCCACAATAACCTCTCCTCCCTGCCTCACGACCTCTTCacccccctgcagtacctgGTGGAGCTGCACCTGCACCACAACCCGTGGCGCTGTGACTGCGACGTGGTGTGGCTCTCCTGGTGGCTGAGAGAATACATCCCCACCAACTCCACCTGCTGCGGGCGCTGCCACACCCCGCTGCACATGAAAGGCCGCtacctggtggaggtggaccagACCACCTTCCAGTGCTCCGCGCCCTTCATACTGGACGCTCCTAAAGACCTGAACATATCGGCCGAGCGGGTGGCCGAGCTCAAGTGCCGCACGGCCGCCATGAGCTCCGTGCGGTGGCTCCTCCCCAACGGCACCGTGCTGACCCACGGCTCGTCCCACCCGCGGATATCGGTCCTCAACGACGGGACGCTGAACTTCTCCAACGTCCTCCCGTCCGACACGGGGGTCTACACCTGCTCGGTCACCAACATGGCGGGGAACTCCAACGCCTCGGCCTACCTGAATGTGAGCAACGCCGAGCTCAACACCTCCAACCTGTCCTACTTCACCACGGtaacggtggaggtggtggacccCGCGGTGGAAGAGACCCCCAAACCCAAGCCCACGGT CCCCGCCTCGCCCTCGGTCTTTCAGCCGGTCTTCATCTCGACCCCCACCGTGTTGCTCCAGACCACACAGACCCCCAAGCAGGTGGCCGTGCCCACCGCCAGGATCCCCAGCGGGCCCCCCGCCAGCCTGGACGAGGTGATGAAGACCACCAAGATCATCATCGGCTGCTTCGTGGCCGTCACCCTGCtggcggcggccatgttgaTCGCGTTCTACAAGCTGCGGAAGCGGCACCAGCAGAGGAGCACGGTGGCCGCGGCCAGGACCATAGAAATcatccaggtggaggaggaggttcagCCGGTGCCTCCGCCCACGTCCGGGTCCAGCGGCTCGGACGACACGGTGCTGGTGCTGCCCACCTTGGTGGAGCACAACAGTAACACCTTCAAGCCGGGCTacgtggcctcctcctcctcctcttcgtcgtgCCGCCGCGGGGCCTACGGACCCCACGGCGCCCACTGGACCCAGAACAACTTAGGTAACTCCCTCCATCGCTCTGTCCGACAGCACAGCCACATCAGCACCATAGCTGAGTCCTACGTCATTAAGAGCTCCCACGGCAAGGAGAAGGTCCAAGAGACCCAGATCTGA